Sequence from the Plasmodium yoelii strain 17X genome assembly, chromosome: 10 genome:
attaaaacaaatcaAACTCATGAAAACTGAAAactaaaaacaaataaaagtgaacaaaatgagaaaaaaaaaagtaaaatgtAAATAGAAATTCcccataaaaaatacaatgatgcgtgtgaaaaatatttatgggAATGATCATTGAGATAGAATTACAGTTTCACTAATACTATAaatatacacaaaaaaaaatatatatttcattttcgaTCCGATTTCTATATCGAATAAAAAACGGTAAAAACAAAGATTATAATACCAACAAAGATAGACAACGAATAATTTATACCTGCATTAGGGTCATTTTTaagtttataaatattttcgtGACTAGattcattatcattttctaattcacaaaatatatttggcATAATTTTGTTTCTACCAATACATAAagtattatttgttttaccAGATATCTTATATCCCTTTTGGCATGTAACTTCAATTTTTTCTCCTACTAAATAATATTCCTTGTTTggattataaataatatgagtTTCTTTTGCTGGTTTAACACATATTTCTTCTTCGGGtaaattatatacttttttaatttttcttagTTCCGCTTCACTTTCAGCTAACAATGCACCTTCTAATAAAACAGATGGATTAGGTTTGTTGTTCAAATTAGTGCAAATGTGAGTTTCTATCGTAATAATATCTTCATATTCATTGTTGTTTTGAGGATTACtagtattttctttatttaatgaattatGGAAGTCATGCTGTACTACTTCTTTCTCAATTGAAAGATGATTATCTCTATCCAAATCGTATTTGTTATCTCCAtctatattcatattatttattttacctTCATTTTCAATTGGCTCAGCACTGATTTTCACGGCATTTTCTATCAATTCAGGAAATGAACCATTTATATCATGCTCTTTTTCAACATTgttttgaatatttatacTTTCTTCCAATTTACtttcattattactattactatcattattattattgatataatttaataattcattttgtttGCGATTTTGTTCaaatttattgttattatcaaGATTTTTACTAActtcatttatatttccttctgtattttttttgtccatttgtatattattttgagaATCTGATATTATAACGCTTGAAGTTGAGTTttccatattattatttatatcatttttatcctTATTAGGTTCGTTCATTTTATCAGTTTCGATGTCATCATCGTCTTCTTCATCATCCTTGAAATCATCATCATCTATATCATCTAAGTCAATGTTAGATTCATCATCATTTGGAATTTCttcttcatcatcatcatcatcatcttttttttttccactatttttatttccaccATTTTTACTTCCACCATTTTTACTTCCACCATTTTTACTTCCACCATTTTTACTTCCCTTATCTACACTATTTCCTTTCTTCTTTTTactatttaattttatctcTAAAAGTGAAATGAATTTTTCATCTTTAGCAATGCCTGCTGGATTATTTGTTCTTAAAATGTAATTCATATTTCcatcattttgtttttccaTCTTTACATTTTGACTTACTGTGCTATTCATATCAATTTTTTCTAGATGAtcatttgcattttttttatttttttttatttcgtgATTGTATGTTAGCCAAACACAATTAAAATTTGTtcgattattattatcactttttttataCCGAGTCTCCATTAAATAGCATGACTCCTCTGATTCAAATAATTCACACGATCGTACATCTGACCCGAAATCATTATCAAAAACCTTAATTGACAAAAATCCTAAAGATTAAGAAGGAAAACATATGTAGTACGAACATTAGACGAGCATTAGGTGGACATTAGACGAATATACatgcatttttttcttaCCATGATTTTCACATGTTCCGTTTTCATACTTGCATTCGCTATATTTTAAACAATCTGATTCATTCAATAAACTACATTTTTGAAAGCATGTTTTGTATATGTCATCATAAAAACAATTAGAATTTTGTTGGCAACTCTCTGTATCTGATAAATCGAAACATAAACTGTTAATTTTAATTGGTTTCCTATTATTGTTAACATGGAAAGAATTATAAAATTCTTCGTCATTATTATATCCATATTCTGTTACGCCtccatttatataaaaattctctccattttttattatttcttcatTAGTTGTTTTAGATTTTtcactataaaatatttcagtattttttttactatcaCCAGATTtctctttttcatttttattagatGATTCCACATTTGTGTTCATTACATTCtgaataaatgaaaattctatagaaaaaaaaatatataacataatatgaatagtatatattaaagaTTGTTTAGGAATTACCATTTTTTCGTATTTTCTCTCTATATAGATAActgttattaattttttgttttattttttttactagaTCTACGAAAGGAGTgatcatcattttcatctgTTTTCTTGACGTTGTCAAATTTGGCAACACCTGTTCCTGCAAGATTCtttatgtaaataaaataaaaaaaatatatgtatatgtgtCTTCGTAAATATCCATCTGACAACATAACTAGATTAATAAATTCGATAACTAGAAAAACGGAATTTACAAACCACGAAAACGAtgagaatatttaaaattattgcacatatatatagacATAAATGATAATTCGGATGAATATTATACCTTGGTTAAATCTAAAGGTTCAAACTTTTGATCATTTATAATAGAATCCGATCTATTAAATCTATTTAAAAAGTTAACGCCATTTGCGTCTTTTCCTTCtactaatattttatagcaTAGAATGTATGCTATTACATTGTATATTAtgttcattttatttatttttcatttgatGCGTATAATTAGGCTGTCTCTTAATTTtcgttttcttttttttcctttttaaaagaattatgtttataaaaatatacataaatatactGGAAAATATTGCAcatatgtttttaaaatttttgaaTTATGTAAAGTTCAGAACTGGGTATACTATACATATTctatatgaatatatgtaatttgtatatttattgcAACCTTGTACACATGTTAATGAGTCAATTTATacaaacatataataatactatatgtgcatatacatattaatctATATCCaacaatattaaataaaaattaaaagaaaaaaaaaatatatatacatacgcatttaatttgaatcatatatatatatatattagttaaattatatttgttccCCTTTAATTTGTTCTGAGATATATATTGGGTTATGtttccattattattttattttttttacaaaaaacaaataatacaactgtttatttataaaaaattaaaaaataataaaacatacaAACGTGAATGCATAATACATACTATATATCTGCTATCAATCAAgctaaaatttttaatgcACAATAAGTGCATActcaatatatattataaattcagAAGTGGAATGTTTTGATAACATATTTATTCCTTTTAATGGCAGTAGCATGTGTGTGCATCagaaaatacatttttttttgtatttagaGGGGTATCTTACTAAGTTAAGAATTTAtacttaatatatatttcttagCGTATCATAGTCTAATAATGCACACCAGCGTAGGCATTGTAGTTTATTTCCTatgattttttatcatttcaTCTTATTTATTGTCATTAtgtttttgttaatttttattctcTCCTTTTTGTAGACCTAACAATGGCTATATAATACCTTAGcctttattttcaattttatttcaaagacaaaattataatacgCTATTTTAAAaccataatatatttaaattccTCTAAAAGGGACAAACTAcctaaatattttatttatatttacatttgtTAAGTAGATATACTCATAATACCCATTTAATAACATcaatgtaaataaatatcCATACAATCATGTTTAAAATGCTTTATAATACCTCATGACATTTGCAACGTTCACATccttaatatataattttttaaagaaattgcgcaaaatatataaaaaatataaaaagcgAGAACAAAAATTGactattttctatatacCAAAATTCCTATATATAATCCTTATTTTCACTTTTAGATATAATATGTCATTTACTAATAGACCGCAACCATGTAAAGCTACTATAACTGatacatattatatgttataatatcgatgaaataaaaaaagaacagaaataaataagtgctcaatgtataatatatacgtTATAAAACATTTATAGTGTTTTGCGATTGATttgtgaaatatataatcttcattaaaatttggaaaaaataataaattaaaaaaaacataaaacaaGCAAggcaaatatattatatttacgTAATATGCATGtgaattttaatttttttttcgcttttttattttggtacgcaataaaaaaaaaatattaaagttaaaaaattatatatattatataataattaataaaatataattatgttatttttaatcaaTTTTTAAGTACAATTTTGGGATatgtaaaaaatgcatattcATAAATACTGGTATAATATACGATTTTAAtatctaaatatatattttatgtgataaatgttattcattttttatgcttcatatatataaatgtatataaaagaaTAAAAGTGAGAAGCAgagttttatttaaaataatattattttctccATTTTAATAGATGTTTTTTACGAAATTTATCACTTATTTTGGAGGGGgaaataatgaataaatacATAAATGAACGTATAAACGTACGAACGTATAATCCTATAATAGATACAtaaatacatacatatatatatatatatcgtTATATAATTCCTAATATCTTTTGCACGCGAAGCTATTTGGTCTTTTGTATCCTCTTAACGCCTTGAATAAATcggaaaaattataaatttttgtaaccttgttttattttaatttttgtaagGTATGAAAGAATTAATAGGGAGGTCACGAAATGAAAGGAAGTTGGACggtatttataataaacagAGAGATGTCTTAATTAAtcaacataaaaataatctgaataaatataaccatgatatatattcaaatcTAAGCAAAAGGAAAGTAAATGAGTCTATACCTTTCCcagaaatatatgaaaacaaaaagaaaaaaataaataatgaaacaaaCGTAAGtgatgacaaaaaaaaaaatgatgtgACCAAggataaagaagaaaaaaataatccgGAAACTTTAAACAATGAAAATCATAACATAAATGGAAATGGTAGtataacaatatataaaggaatttatatgataatatataagcatatacattcaaaaaataaatttgcaAAAAGTGTTGATgtttttgtaaatatatgcattaattatatgaataatgataataaaaatattttcttttattctATTGATAAATTAATAACAGTTTTTCATGAAAAGTATTTGTATGATTATGATATTAAAACAACATATAATGTATACACTTTTCATAATGACAATAAATTACATTTAAAATCAATGCTCTCTTTATGTAACAAcgttttaaataaaataatagacAATGTATTTGTGATAGCTAACAACGAAGAATCAAAGAATAATAATTCGGATAAATCttttgataataatgatgaagtAAGCttacataaaaatgaaaCGCCTCAACATTCCCCAGAACTTACTGATAATGAAAAGGATACAAAAAGTGATACAAACTCTTTAAATACAAATTCAATTTCtaatcaaaaaaatttaaataatgaagaaattaatttcgataaaaaaaaaaaaaacacagtaaatataacaaaagaagaaaaaaaatttttaaaagcacttaaaattaaattatattatttaataatattatttaaattaaatgataattttgtttttaataaattaatgagCATTTATAGACAAATTTTTGAGGAAATACAGAATGAGTATAACATATTTGAACAACAAATTACGCAGGAtaaagaaaaggaaaaaattcCAAAAAATCAAACAGGTAAAGAAATGGATACAAAAACTAACGAATCTCATCAAAAGCATATTGATCATATTAATCCATTTGAACaagagaaaaataaaataaatggtgTTGATGCATTTGATGAACAAcattttattcttattaaAGACCAATGGGAAATACCAAAtgaatatgaaatatataaaataaaaagaaatgcATTTGTTAAATGCTTATCATATTTAATTAACTTTATAAATCTTAATTGGGCCAAAACACTTGTAGAAAGTTTACTACAAGATGTatatctaaaaaaatatatttttgatacATGTGATGAActtattattgaaaatttacAATCAACCGTAAAATCGAATATtaacaaaagaaaaaataaacaagatTCATATCACGTTTTATCAATAGGAGAGTCGCTAAACCCTATTAAGGATGCAAGGGAAGAAAAAATTGTTTCATTACATGGGTCTCATGTCTGGTCAAATAAGCAAATGGAGCGCTAATTGCATGATTTCGTTGCTAACATGctaatatatgtatctatttacatatatatatgcacatatttTTCAGTACAAATAGATATTTTCTATTCATTTTTCAACTTTTTATTAATCTTTTTGTTTTCAGTTTTTCCCCACTATATTTCAATAATTTTGATGCACATATTTagatacttttatttttttagttccCTTTTAttgttacatttttttaataatgctTTATATCATTTGTAGATACTAAATTAAATAAcaattaattatattcaaCCCGATTTTGTACTAAATATAGCtatgtttattatttaaaaataaaaatacacaatttttaaatatttttttaattatgatatttatgtaaaataaCAAGATTATTCTACATAATTTAAGAAATTCACATTAAgaaaagtgaaaaaatatttgcaaattattaatttgggAATTAcgaatatacatataatgttTTTCCTTATGTtttttgaaattaaaaaaattttatagtaAGCAaccaaatttaaaaaaatgaaaaaaataaaataataacacatgaaatgaatattataaaacGTGTCGAAAATACACACAAagtgtatatgtatgtatatatgtgtatatacacTTGCGGATATGCGTTTAAACGaaacttatatatatgaatacaTGCTTACAATGTTATAAAACAAATTTGCTAATacatgaaattttattacttttttatttttatatataatggcCAGTAAAGAGACGCAGCAAGATAGATATGCAAATGTGCATAtgtattgatatatattccGTTTTGTGAGTATCAATAAAACGCGaggaaaattaaaatatatatttttacacaaTTATTGAAGTTCACGTAGCAaagatataatttatttaatatgtgTGCATATGCACTATTATCAGGAAACTAAAACATTGAGCTTTATGCAATAAGTATTTATCCTTGCGTTTTTTCTATATGTACGTGTATAGATATATCCACATACGCACGTGTTTTATTTACCTCCACTCACCCGCCTTTTGAAATATCCATACGCATGAGACCACCTAATTCTCCGCGTTTGGAAAACATATCAATTATCCGCTATTGTGAAAAAACTTTATATTACAGCACAAATGGgtaacaatatatatatatataatgatacCATATGactgttttttttatttctacaTTTCTCTTTTTCACGTACTTCACACAAAATAATTCTTAATCGAATTATAATTAACTTGCATGGTGACGAGGATAATACTTAGACAATATGTCActctttattttctttagCATATCTTCTGGGAAAATTCTTAATAAATCCCATGCAATTTCCAAAGATTGATAAATGTCTCGGGACTCATATGTATTTTGGGTAATAAATCTCTTCTCAAACTTATCCAAAAATtctaaatataatatatcatcGTTAGATAATGCCTCTTCACCAATAACAGCTTTCATAGCCTTTACGTCTTGAGCTATAGCATAATTACTATATAATTGATCTGATACATATGGATGGTCTACTCTTGTCATATTTTTTCCGATTCCACTTTTCATAAGTCGAGATAAAGATGGTAATACATTAATTGGTGGATATAtttgtctattatataaatttctaTCGACAAATATTTGTCCTTCTGTTATATACCCTGTTAAATCTGGTATAGGATGTGTTATATCATCATTTGGCATTGTTAATATAGGAAATTGAGTTATACTACCATTTCTACCTTCTACTCTTCCAGCTCTTTCATATATTGTTGATAAATCACTATACATATAACCAGGATAACCTCTTCGGCCTGGCACTTCTTCTCGTGCTGAAGAAACTTCTCTTAAAGCATCAGCATAAGATGACATATCTGTTAATATTACAAATACATGCATTTCTTTTTCAAATGCTAAATATTCAGCAGTTGTTAAAGCTATTCTTGGTGTTAATATTCTTTCAATAGTTGGATCATTAgctaaatttaaaaataaacaaactCTTTCCATTTTTCCATTCTCTTCAAAATCTTGTCGAAAATATCGAGCTGTTTCCATATTAACACCCATAGCACCAAAAACGACTGCAAAATTTTCATCAGAATGATCTAATACATCTTTTCCTTGAACTAATGATGCTTGTCTACATATTTGAGCACCTATCTCATTATGTGGCAAACCAGCTGCACTAAATAAAGGAATTTTTTGACCTCTTACTATACTATTCATAACATCAATAGTTGATATACCTGTCTGTATCATTTCTTTTGGATATACACGGCATTGTGGGTTAATTGGATTTCCATTAATATCTAAATAATCATCTGCCAATATATTTGGCCCTTTATCAATTGGTTTACCACTACCATTAAATACTCTTCCAAGCATTTCATCACTCATTGGCATTTTTAGTATATCACCACTTACTTCGAcataactatttttattatctattCCGCTTGTACCTTCAAAAACTTGTATCACTGCTTTTTTACCACACACTTCTAATATTTGTCCTTGTCGTGATGTATTGTCACTTAAATGTATAGTAACAATTTCGGAATATTTTGGAAATTTAACATCTTCTATGATAACTAGAGGCCCTTGTACACCTGCGTATCGAAAAAggacaaaaaataaattattaaagttaatataaaattacgAGAAACTGTAGAATTTACATGATTACATAATATTGTTAATGGAAAACATTTTATTcatatgtattaaaaaagCAACACACAAATGAGCATAACGTACCTGATATAGTTTTGTACTCAAGTCTTGGGCACACTTTGTAGTTCCTTACAGCCGCCAACGCATTTACCCGTGAAGCCTCCACCTTAGTATGTATAACTTCTTTGCtcattttttaaagtataattttattttacatatatctatttttatattttatttgcgATTTTATGCGCATACAAATTAGTATACACGAATATGTACACATATATACTTTAATAATATTGCACTTTTAGTGTGGgcatagtaaataaattatttaaataataaaacaattcatacaaaaaatatatatatataatatatgtattaatatacccactttaatatatgtagaatattataaattattttatcaatGCCATTACAAACTATCTATTTATAAACTTATGAATATGCACATGATGTATGCTAATAAATGAAAGCCTATTATGCTAGAACTTTTTGCattatcatatgtatatataattatcagGGAATCCaacaaaatatagaaatatatataaattaacaCAATatgaaatggaaaaaataagaaatataaatatatgaaatataaataatagtaCATTCAAATGGATCCTTAATGCTTAACGTATCAATAAATT
This genomic interval carries:
- a CDS encoding V-type ATPase subunit B, which codes for MSKEVIHTKVEASRVNALAAVRNYKVCPRLEYKTISGVQGPLVIIEDVKFPKYSEIVTIHLSDNTSRQGQILEVCGKKAVIQVFEGTSGIDNKNSYVEVSGDILKMPMSDEMLGRVFNGSGKPIDKGPNILADDYLDINGNPINPQCRVYPKEMIQTGISTIDVMNSIVRGQKIPLFSAAGLPHNEIGAQICRQASLVQGKDVLDHSDENFAVVFGAMGVNMETARYFRQDFEENGKMERVCLFLNLANDPTIERILTPRIALTTAEYLAFEKEMHVFVILTDMSSYADALREVSSAREEVPGRRGYPGYMYSDLSTIYERAGRVEGRNGSITQFPILTMPNDDITHPIPDLTGYITEGQIFVDRNLYNRQIYPPINVLPSLSRLMKSGIGKNMTRVDHPYVSDQLYSNYAIAQDVKAMKAVIGEEALSNDDILYLEFLDKFEKRFITQNTYESRDIYQSLEIAWDLLRIFPEDMLKKIKSDILSKYYPRHHAS